In a genomic window of Nostoc sp. UHCC 0870:
- a CDS encoding hybrid sensor histidine kinase/response regulator, whose product MNPIRILIVEDEQLVADDLRETLEYLGYIVCDLVASGEEAIFKAEQLQPDLVLMDIRLEGEIDGIEASFEIQSRFHLPVVYLTANADRVTLERAKASHPFGYILKPFDERILGTTIEIAISRHQAEIEVKKALFAAKNNQEIAESQNQKTSQNLYITVHEFRNPLTTIKLSAEMLKAYGDQMSEQRKQNHINRIESATDSLNNLLENILTLGRSESQNLVFNPKPIDIVTFCEEIVESLQISVKEQYKINFSVDGNSRIACLDEQLMWHLLNNLLANAIKYSPVGSKVFLKLIWAENSLCFQVTDEGIGIPPESQSHLFEPFQRATNVGSIPGTGLGLAIVKRSTELHGGTIYFDSALGKGTTFTVKLPWKLDTLPV is encoded by the coding sequence ATGAATCCTATCCGTATCTTAATTGTTGAAGATGAGCAACTAGTTGCTGATGACCTCAGAGAAACTCTCGAATATCTGGGATATATTGTTTGTGATTTAGTAGCATCAGGGGAAGAAGCAATCTTTAAAGCAGAACAATTACAGCCTGATTTAGTGTTAATGGACATCAGACTAGAAGGGGAAATAGATGGGATTGAAGCCTCTTTTGAAATTCAGTCTCGCTTTCATTTACCTGTGGTTTACTTAACTGCTAATGCTGATAGAGTGACATTAGAGAGAGCTAAGGCTTCACACCCTTTTGGCTATATTTTAAAACCATTTGATGAAAGAATACTAGGAACTACAATTGAAATTGCTATTTCCCGACACCAAGCAGAAATTGAAGTTAAAAAAGCCTTATTCGCTGCTAAAAATAATCAAGAAATCGCTGAATCTCAAAACCAAAAAACATCCCAAAACTTATATATAACAGTACATGAGTTTCGTAATCCTCTGACTACCATTAAACTGAGTGCAGAAATGTTAAAGGCCTATGGCGATCAGATGTCAGAGCAAAGAAAACAAAATCATATTAATCGCATTGAATCTGCTACAGATAGCTTGAACAATCTTTTAGAGAACATCTTAACATTAGGTAGATCCGAATCTCAAAACCTGGTATTTAACCCTAAACCTATAGATATTGTAACTTTCTGTGAAGAAATAGTAGAATCTTTGCAGATATCGGTTAAAGAACAATATAAAATCAACTTTTCAGTAGATGGTAATAGCCGAATTGCTTGTCTAGATGAACAGCTAATGTGGCATTTACTCAATAATCTACTTGCTAACGCAATTAAGTATTCTCCCGTAGGTAGTAAAGTATTTTTAAAGTTAATCTGGGCAGAAAATAGCTTATGTTTTCAAGTGACAGATGAGGGTATAGGGATTCCACCAGAATCACAATCTCATCTGTTTGAACCATTTCAACGTGCTACCAACGTTGGTAGCATTCCAGGGACAGGACTAGGGCTAGCAATTGTGAAACGATCTACCGAATTGCACGGGGGTACAATATACTTTGATAGTGCTTTAGGTAAAGGAACGACATTTACAGTCAAGCTACCCTGGAAACTAGACACCTTACCTGTTTAA
- a CDS encoding PAS domain S-box protein, whose translation MINFQNIVVIIDNLSEDRSIYHRLLEQEQRYTYKIVEFASTKQALEYCKQALPDVILLGLNLSDTTGIDFLAELQQHRGNTSIPAIILSEFVDETIVVKAMKNGAQDYLIKSKITAEALNRACKTVIERFRLMQQLEQQQEQQRLIADIALRIRQSLSLESVLDTAVDEVRHLFKTDRVLVYQFQQDMSGKVVAESVLPEWNTLLNFYCQDTYLCEHGLKGYRLGKQIVVSNIYEAGYSQCHLQMLENFQVKAKVIIPIFLCNQQSELDSHCRKTNNNHSLWGLLVAHQCSSPRQWQKSEIELLEQLSVQLAIAIQQAELYENLQNLNAQLEAKVQKRTAELEKSEYKFRAIFEQTIQFVGLLTPDGTIVEMNQAYLEYVKSKRSDVIGRTFWDSFSCSDCPQLKSNLQTVVLQASQGQLISSELSLSNAEGTMTTLDFSIKPIFDETGQVILLLSEGRDITPRKQTEATLQQLNQSLEDRVQQRTLDLEQANTKLLTEISERQRVENELRQAEIALREKNALLQAIIQSAPVAISMVDAEGNLILWNPMAERIFGYSATEVLNNPIWMFVENQQQQLQSFVQNTLANRPLNQVETQINYKHSCLDISLSTALVRDAGDNLIGAMAIIEDITERKQAEVKMLQLQQRLEFLLISSPGVIYTSKATDDYGATFISENVEALFGYQPWEYITNHEFWISRIHPEDQPLVMGILEQMKIKGEIDLEYRFLDHKGNYRWVYDRARLVKDERGHPVELIGYWLDISERKKTVEQIQRSLEEKETLLKEIHHRVKNNLQIISSLLRMQSRRANDEITSMLFQESQNRVQSMALIHEQLYQSPELSQIDFGDYIRSLTDNLFRCYGVSQRQIRLNIETNGIKLTLNTAIPCGLIINELVSNCLKYAFSPQQKGEITICLEKFPENQLMLIVKDTGIGIPQTLDWQNTDSLGLRIVKNLTRQIKGKILLERESGTTFYVNFISNNL comes from the coding sequence ATGATAAATTTTCAAAACATTGTTGTTATTATTGACAATTTATCAGAAGACCGCAGTATCTATCATCGTTTACTAGAACAGGAGCAGCGATACACATATAAAATTGTCGAATTTGCATCAACAAAACAGGCTTTAGAATATTGCAAACAAGCTCTACCCGATGTCATCCTGTTAGGTTTGAATTTGTCCGATACCACGGGAATAGATTTCCTGGCAGAACTTCAACAGCACAGAGGTAACACGAGTATTCCTGCAATTATACTGTCAGAATTTGTTGATGAAACCATTGTAGTCAAGGCGATGAAAAATGGCGCACAAGATTATTTAATTAAAAGTAAAATAACTGCTGAAGCCCTCAATCGTGCTTGTAAGACAGTAATAGAAAGATTTCGCTTGATGCAGCAACTAGAGCAGCAACAAGAACAACAACGCTTAATTGCTGATATTGCATTGCGTATTCGTCAATCGTTGAGTTTAGAGAGCGTTTTAGATACAGCAGTAGACGAAGTTCGTCATCTCTTTAAGACTGATAGAGTGCTTGTCTACCAATTTCAACAAGATATGAGCGGTAAAGTTGTAGCAGAATCAGTTCTACCGGAATGGAATACTTTACTGAATTTTTATTGTCAAGATACTTATTTATGTGAACATGGATTAAAGGGCTACCGTTTAGGTAAACAAATAGTAGTTTCTAATATTTATGAAGCTGGATATTCTCAATGTCATTTGCAAATGCTGGAGAATTTTCAGGTAAAAGCAAAGGTGATTATTCCGATTTTTTTATGTAATCAACAATCAGAGTTAGATAGCCATTGTCGAAAAACGAATAATAATCATTCTCTGTGGGGGTTACTGGTTGCTCATCAATGTTCTAGTCCACGCCAATGGCAAAAATCAGAAATAGAGTTATTAGAGCAACTATCGGTTCAATTAGCGATCGCCATTCAACAAGCAGAACTATACGAAAATTTACAAAATCTCAATGCACAGCTAGAAGCGAAAGTGCAGAAACGGACAGCAGAGTTAGAAAAAAGCGAGTATAAATTCCGTGCTATTTTTGAGCAGACTATCCAGTTTGTCGGGCTGTTAACTCCAGATGGCACAATTGTAGAAATGAATCAAGCATATCTAGAGTATGTTAAGTCCAAACGCAGTGACGTGATCGGGCGGACTTTTTGGGATTCATTCTCTTGTTCTGATTGCCCACAATTAAAGAGTAATTTACAAACTGTTGTCTTGCAAGCGTCTCAGGGACAGTTGATCAGTTCTGAGTTGAGCCTAAGTAATGCCGAGGGTACAATGACAACCCTAGATTTTTCCATCAAACCGATCTTTGATGAAACTGGGCAAGTTATTTTACTACTGTCAGAAGGTCGAGATATCACCCCACGCAAACAAACAGAAGCAACCTTGCAACAACTCAATCAATCTTTGGAAGATAGAGTCCAACAGCGTACCCTTGATTTAGAACAAGCTAACACCAAACTCCTCACAGAAATTAGCGAACGTCAACGGGTAGAGAATGAACTGCGTCAAGCTGAAATAGCACTTAGAGAAAAAAATGCTCTTTTGCAAGCAATCATTCAATCTGCACCCGTAGCCATTAGTATGGTTGATGCTGAAGGGAATCTCATCTTGTGGAATCCAATGGCGGAAAGGATTTTTGGTTACTCCGCCACAGAGGTGCTAAACAACCCAATTTGGATGTTTGTAGAAAATCAGCAGCAACAACTCCAGAGTTTTGTGCAGAATACCTTAGCTAATAGGCCGTTAAATCAAGTCGAAACTCAGATAAACTACAAACATAGCTGTTTAGATATCAGCCTTTCTACGGCTTTAGTCAGGGATGCAGGTGATAATCTGATCGGTGCGATGGCTATTATTGAAGATATCACTGAACGCAAACAAGCCGAAGTGAAAATGCTGCAACTACAGCAACGTTTAGAATTTTTACTGATTTCTAGCCCTGGGGTAATTTATACCAGCAAAGCTACAGATGATTACGGCGCAACTTTTATCAGTGAGAATGTAGAAGCTTTATTTGGCTACCAACCTTGGGAATATATTACAAATCATGAATTTTGGATCAGCCGTATTCATCCTGAAGATCAACCCTTGGTGATGGGGATATTAGAACAAATGAAAATCAAAGGGGAGATTGATCTAGAATATCGTTTTTTAGATCACAAGGGAAATTATCGCTGGGTATACGATCGGGCAAGACTGGTAAAAGATGAAAGGGGACATCCGGTAGAATTGATTGGCTACTGGTTAGATATTAGCGAACGCAAGAAAACAGTAGAACAAATTCAGCGATCGCTAGAAGAAAAAGAAACATTACTCAAAGAAATTCACCACCGAGTGAAAAACAATCTGCAAATTATCTCTAGCTTACTGAGGATGCAATCTCGACGGGCTAATGATGAAATAACTTCTATGCTATTTCAAGAGTCCCAAAATCGAGTGCAATCAATGGCATTGATTCATGAACAATTGTATCAATCACCAGAGCTTTCGCAAATCGATTTTGGCGACTACATCCGCAGTCTGACAGATAACTTGTTTCGCTGCTACGGAGTCAGTCAAAGGCAAATTCGCCTAAATATAGAAACCAATGGCATTAAATTAACCCTTAATACTGCTATTCCTTGCGGACTGATTATTAACGAATTGGTTTCTAATTGCTTAAAATATGCGTTTTCTCCCCAACAAAAGGGGGAAATAACTATTTGCTTAGAAAAATTTCCAGAGAATCAACTAATGTTGATAGTCAAAGATACTGGTATAGGCATTCCCCAAACATTAGATTGGCAAAATACTGACTCTCTAGGGTTAAGGATTGTGAAAAACCTTACCAGGCAAATCAAAGGTAAAATTCTCTTAGAGCGTGAGTCAGGTACTACCTTCTACGTTAACTTTATTTCAAATAACCTATAA
- a CDS encoding response regulator, whose amino-acid sequence MEKILVIEDQEDIRSIVVEMLTQEKFNVLEAENGQVGIKLLQEEVPDLIICDIAMPKLNGYEVVTWSRENPETESVPFIFLTAKSSQIDIRQGIELGADDYLTKPFTRAELLGAITARFDKQKAFNRQTQKKITQYYNYINQSTNHGLCDHLHQIMTVSKKLIDNYDMVEREEMLKSLNEIYSLSQNYVI is encoded by the coding sequence ATGGAAAAAATTCTAGTAATTGAAGATCAGGAAGATATCCGTAGCATTGTTGTAGAAATGCTGACTCAAGAGAAATTTAATGTTTTGGAAGCAGAAAATGGACAGGTTGGTATTAAATTATTACAGGAAGAAGTCCCAGATTTAATTATCTGTGACATTGCGATGCCCAAATTAAATGGATATGAGGTTGTTACTTGGTCACGGGAAAATCCAGAAACTGAATCAGTTCCTTTTATATTTCTGACAGCTAAATCTTCCCAAATTGATATTCGTCAAGGCATAGAGTTGGGTGCAGATGATTATTTAACGAAGCCATTTACAAGAGCAGAATTACTCGGTGCAATCACAGCTAGATTTGATAAACAAAAGGCATTTAATAGACAAACTCAAAAAAAAATTACCCAGTATTACAACTATATTAATCAATCAACTAATCATGGTTTGTGCGATCATCTTCATCAGATCATGACGGTATCTAAGAAGCTGATAGATAACTATGATATGGTTGAGCGAGAAGAGATGTTAAAATCTCTCAATGAAATTTATAGTTTGAGTCAAAATTACGTAATTTAA
- a CDS encoding cupin domain-containing protein — translation MQATRCVIPVIKSPKDYQVYRISPHDTNRLAIIFDSTNANTSLTCCVEIFDPGGQTPPNRHQWAVEMFFVLKGEGIAMCDGKKVPIKAGDSLLVPPTGTHLIKNTGNTRLYTLTIMVPNEDFAELIRSGTPLELDAEDMTVLGRSDALISC, via the coding sequence ATGCAAGCTACTCGTTGTGTCATTCCTGTCATTAAGTCTCCCAAAGATTATCAAGTCTACCGTATTAGTCCCCACGATACCAATAGGTTAGCAATTATCTTTGATTCCACAAATGCTAATACCTCTCTAACTTGCTGTGTAGAAATTTTTGATCCTGGTGGACAAACACCACCAAATCGCCATCAATGGGCGGTGGAAATGTTTTTTGTCTTGAAAGGGGAAGGTATCGCTATGTGTGATGGGAAGAAAGTTCCCATTAAAGCTGGAGATAGTTTATTAGTACCTCCTACCGGGACTCATTTGATTAAAAATACGGGTAATACTCGTTTGTACACACTAACTATTATGGTGCCTAACGAAGATTTTGCAGAATTAATTCGCAGTGGAACACCTTTGGAGTTAGATGCAGAAGATATGACAGTTTTAGGAAGGTCAGATGCTTTAATCTCTTGTTAA
- a CDS encoding cysteine hydrolase family protein, protein MNESLRTLGIAPNAWMVNQAIADITRPQKNPQPVILSTETKTLRLDLAKAAILVIDMQNDFCHPDGWLAHIGVDVTPARKPIEPLNSLLPELRGVDVPVIWINWGNRPDLLNISAGLRHVYNPTGDGVGLGDPLPKNGAKVLMAGSWAAAVVDELPQLPADIRVDKYRISGFWDTPLDSILRNLGVTTLFFAGVNADQCVLTTLCDANFLGYDCILIKDCTATTSPDYCWLATLYNVKQCFGFLTESQAILTAMNHPEVTGGE, encoded by the coding sequence ATGAATGAGTCTTTGCGGACATTGGGAATTGCACCAAATGCTTGGATGGTGAATCAGGCGATCGCAGATATCACCCGTCCCCAAAAAAACCCACAACCCGTTATCTTATCAACAGAAACGAAAACCCTGCGCCTAGACTTGGCAAAAGCCGCCATCCTCGTCATCGATATGCAAAACGATTTCTGTCACCCTGACGGCTGGTTGGCGCATATCGGCGTAGATGTGACCCCTGCACGTAAACCCATCGAACCTTTAAATAGTCTACTCCCAGAACTCCGTGGCGTTGATGTGCCTGTAATTTGGATAAATTGGGGTAATCGTCCCGACTTACTCAATATCAGTGCTGGTTTACGTCATGTCTATAACCCCACAGGCGATGGTGTGGGTTTGGGTGATCCGTTACCGAAAAATGGTGCTAAGGTATTAATGGCAGGGAGTTGGGCGGCGGCTGTAGTAGACGAACTCCCCCAATTACCAGCAGATATTCGTGTGGATAAATACCGCATAAGTGGTTTTTGGGATACGCCTTTAGATAGCATCCTGCGGAATTTAGGAGTAACAACGTTATTTTTTGCTGGTGTCAATGCCGATCAATGTGTACTTACAACACTTTGTGATGCAAATTTTTTAGGTTATGACTGCATTTTAATTAAAGACTGCACTGCTACAACTTCTCCCGATTATTGTTGGCTAGCAACGTTATATAACGTCAAACAATGTTTTGGTTTTTTGACTGAATCACAAGCGATTTTAACAGCCATGAATCATCCTGAAGTAACAGGAGGGGAATAA
- a CDS encoding serine/threonine-protein kinase produces MICCLNPDCPSPLNVEGTKYCLACGTELTSLLRNRYRVVNLLSDEGGFGRTYLAEDVDKLNDQCVVKQLAPRVQGTWALKKAVELFKEEAIRLQQLGENAQIPQLFAYFEQDNNLYLVQEFIDGQNLSQELNQRLTYQEHEIQELLLDLLPVLKFIHQQGVIHRDIKPQNIIRRKKDGRLVLIDFGASKQLSVTVQAQKGTTIGSQGYTPIEQLQGGEAYPTSDLYSLGATCFHLLSGFSPSQLWIQNGYGWVASWREHIKHPVSKKFAQVLDRLLKIDFHERYQSADEVLADLTPQPPPLSVFPTLISQTHLTQSSILKLLVRQAQKPGFVSALVLLLAIGAGIASLQFRLGKTDLSANPTINTNSRADNYLAKTLKDHTEEVNTIAISADATKLASGSSDNTIKLWNLDTNEVKHTLKGHSDFVWSVAFSPDGKILASGSRDKTIRLWNIQQGKQIATLGEASLPVTSLAISNDGKILASGQGNRIKLWNLQTKKAITTLEGHTNIVNSIVISADSKTLVSGSWDKTIKVWNLSTRKVSKTLTGHTKEVVSTAISPNGEMIASTGVDKTIRLWNLETGKAIAILEGHTGAIVSLDFNPNGKTLASGSYDGTIKLWNLRTNQLNTTLKQDPSKVTAIRFNPNGKSLFSGRANYDIEIWRIFEPSQNEIGQGVKLNLSN; encoded by the coding sequence ATGATTTGCTGTCTAAATCCAGATTGTCCCAGTCCTCTAAATGTTGAAGGTACAAAATACTGCCTAGCTTGCGGTACAGAGTTAACAAGTTTACTTAGAAATCGTTATCGGGTAGTAAATCTACTATCTGATGAAGGTGGGTTTGGCAGAACTTATTTAGCAGAAGATGTAGATAAGCTAAATGATCAATGTGTTGTTAAGCAACTTGCTCCGCGAGTACAGGGTACTTGGGCGTTGAAAAAAGCTGTTGAGTTATTTAAAGAAGAGGCGATACGACTGCAACAGTTAGGAGAAAATGCCCAAATTCCCCAGCTTTTTGCCTACTTTGAACAAGATAATAATTTATATTTAGTACAAGAATTTATTGATGGTCAGAACTTATCTCAAGAATTAAATCAACGTTTGACTTATCAAGAACATGAAATTCAGGAATTATTACTTGATTTATTACCAGTCCTCAAATTTATCCATCAACAAGGAGTTATTCATCGGGATATTAAGCCACAAAATATTATTCGCCGTAAAAAAGATGGGCGATTAGTATTAATTGATTTTGGTGCATCGAAACAACTGAGTGTCACAGTGCAGGCTCAAAAGGGAACAACTATTGGTTCACAAGGATATACACCCATAGAGCAGTTACAGGGGGGAGAAGCTTACCCAACAAGTGATTTATATAGCTTAGGCGCAACTTGCTTTCATTTACTGAGTGGATTTTCTCCTTCTCAATTGTGGATACAGAATGGTTATGGTTGGGTTGCATCTTGGCGAGAACATATAAAACACCCTGTGAGTAAGAAATTTGCTCAAGTGCTTGATCGTCTCTTAAAAATAGATTTCCATGAACGTTATCAGTCAGCAGATGAAGTTCTTGCAGACTTAACACCCCAGCCACCACCACTATCAGTTTTCCCAACTCTCATTTCGCAAACGCACCTAACACAGTCTTCTATTTTAAAATTATTAGTGAGACAAGCTCAGAAACCTGGGTTTGTTAGTGCTTTAGTTCTGCTATTAGCAATAGGAGCGGGAATAGCGTCTTTACAATTTCGTTTAGGTAAGACTGATCTTTCCGCCAATCCCACAATCAATACTAATTCCCGTGCTGATAATTATCTTGCGAAGACCCTCAAAGACCATACGGAGGAAGTGAATACTATTGCTATTAGTGCTGATGCTACAAAACTGGCCAGTGGTAGCAGTGATAATACTATTAAACTGTGGAATCTGGATACAAATGAGGTAAAACATACCCTCAAAGGACATTCTGATTTCGTTTGGTCTGTTGCTTTCAGTCCAGATGGCAAAATCTTGGCTAGTGGTAGTCGAGATAAAACTATTAGATTGTGGAATATACAACAAGGAAAACAAATTGCTACTTTGGGTGAAGCTTCTTTGCCAGTGACTAGCCTGGCTATCAGTAACGATGGTAAGATTCTTGCTAGTGGACAAGGTAACAGAATCAAACTTTGGAATTTGCAAACTAAAAAAGCAATTACTACCTTGGAAGGTCACACTAATATAGTCAACTCTATTGTTATTAGTGCAGATAGTAAAACTCTTGTAAGTGGTAGTTGGGATAAGACTATTAAAGTATGGAATCTAAGTACACGCAAAGTCAGTAAAACCCTAACAGGTCACACTAAAGAGGTAGTTTCTACCGCGATTAGTCCCAATGGAGAGATGATAGCTAGCACTGGGGTTGATAAGACCATCAGATTGTGGAATTTGGAGACAGGAAAAGCGATCGCTATTCTTGAGGGACATACGGGAGCAATAGTTTCCCTAGACTTTAATCCTAATGGTAAAACTCTGGCTAGCGGCAGTTACGACGGTACGATTAAACTTTGGAATCTGAGAACAAATCAACTAAATACCACCTTAAAGCAAGATCCCAGCAAAGTGACAGCGATTAGATTCAATCCCAATGGAAAAAGTCTTTTTAGTGGTCGCGCTAACTACGATATTGAGATTTGGCGGATTTTTGAGCCATCTCAAAATGAGATTGGGCAAGGGGTAAAATTAAATCTATCTAATTGA
- a CDS encoding peptidase — protein MKKQDDKKSAHKLKSLFIYGISSSLIISSYILPISAENIQNKRREFIIASLPIDDPTLKQGINEIKVPEAPKSQKDEAPIKAPINPNPKNQPNTSVSNNINPNRGNSSTSNTSNNSSSSNNRPTNSSSSSNNRPANNSSSSNNRPANNSSSSNNRPVNNSSSSRSPNRNNRGSSRTPNPVTSTNSSSKEPTYRNIDFVDIPFGILSPGDFKSEGRYFHFYRFEGQENQVIQLRLTGSVDKRRTNNLSLQPYMFLLDPDNNVILRRGSSDKSKNIRDASIFAKLPAKGSYTIAVTSQNPGDIGRYTLALRNDRASYIEDDFSELTDTSPTLQNGNSYNVTKLEGKKGQLVSIRADSVFEDFSPFIVLLDAKGKVVSSDSEREGQYSALIDRAKLPDDGTYYVVVFSKTATRRGRYRLTIF, from the coding sequence ATGAAAAAGCAAGACGATAAAAAATCTGCACATAAATTAAAGTCTCTGTTTATCTATGGCATTAGTTCTAGTCTCATCATATCGAGTTATATCCTACCAATCAGTGCGGAGAATATTCAGAATAAAAGGCGAGAATTTATCATTGCTTCACTACCAATAGATGACCCAACGTTAAAGCAAGGAATCAATGAGATTAAAGTTCCTGAAGCTCCTAAATCTCAAAAAGATGAAGCACCTATTAAAGCTCCTATAAATCCTAATCCGAAAAATCAGCCTAATACAAGCGTATCTAATAATATTAATCCCAATAGAGGTAATAGCTCCACTAGTAACACCTCCAATAACAGCAGTAGTTCTAATAATCGCCCGACAAATAGTAGCAGTAGTTCTAACAATCGCCCGGCAAATAATAGCAGTAGTTCTAACAATCGCCCGGCAAATAATAGCAGTAGTTCTAACAATCGCCCTGTAAATAACAGCAGTAGTTCCAGGAGTCCTAATAGAAATAACAGAGGCAGTTCAAGGACTCCTAACCCGGTAACATCAACTAATAGCTCATCTAAAGAGCCTACATATAGAAACATTGATTTTGTAGATATTCCCTTTGGAATATTATCCCCCGGTGATTTTAAATCGGAAGGCAGGTATTTTCATTTCTACCGATTTGAGGGGCAAGAAAATCAAGTAATTCAACTCAGACTCACAGGAAGTGTAGATAAACGTCGCACCAACAACTTGAGTTTACAACCCTATATGTTTTTGTTAGATCCTGATAATAATGTGATCTTGCGAAGGGGAAGTTCAGACAAGAGTAAAAATATTAGAGATGCTTCCATATTTGCCAAACTGCCAGCAAAAGGTAGTTACACCATTGCTGTTACTAGCCAAAACCCTGGAGATATAGGCCGTTATACATTAGCATTGAGGAATGATAGAGCTAGCTACATCGAAGATGATTTTAGTGAACTAACTGATACTAGCCCAACTCTACAAAATGGCAACTCATATAATGTCACTAAGTTAGAAGGTAAAAAAGGCCAGCTTGTCAGTATTCGTGCAGATAGTGTCTTTGAAGATTTTTCTCCCTTTATAGTTTTGTTGGATGCTAAGGGGAAGGTAGTATCTTCAGATAGTGAAAGAGAAGGTCAATACAGCGCGTTAATTGATCGAGCTAAATTACCTGATGATGGAACTTACTATGTGGTGGTATTTTCCAAAACTGCCACTAGACGTGGGAGATATAGATTAACTATTTTCTAA
- a CDS encoding amidohydrolase, whose translation MKFTIQNVLIAADRSYTTRDVQIIDGKIAAIAPNLDVIGTAIDGEHKLLLPGFINAHTHSSEKWQRGVIPPLPLELWLAHLYDSAPVDIEQVYLSALGTAVETLMSGGTSVVDHLVLIPGQEIETITSAVRAYQEVGIRAFIAPLIQDESLMAGIPAGESTQTHEPFFRSTAATLEIIEAAIQQFHRPDEGVSVLVAPTGIQLCTDALFEGCIELSDRYNICRHSHLLETKAQEKLAQEKYGCTAVEHLKRIGYLSDRTSLAHCVWLNDADIAILAETQSTVVHNPLSNLRLGSGIAPILKYQQAGVNVTFGCDGASSNDSQDLLEAIKIGSILHNITDLDYRYWITPRKAVEMASLGGAKGLNMADQLGSLTVGKQADLMLYDLTNLSLLPRTDPIGLLVLGRPTNVVDSAWVNGKQIIANGKVTTINVDELRQELFNRSQWNTKPQSPTVAAIEAHYRTVMGL comes from the coding sequence CTGAAGTTTACTATCCAAAACGTATTGATTGCTGCCGATCGCAGTTACACAACTAGAGATGTGCAGATTATAGACGGTAAAATTGCGGCGATCGCACCCAATTTAGATGTAATCGGTACGGCGATTGACGGTGAGCATAAATTATTACTACCTGGCTTTATCAATGCTCATACCCATTCTTCCGAAAAGTGGCAACGGGGCGTGATTCCGCCTTTACCTCTAGAATTATGGTTAGCACACCTATATGATTCTGCACCAGTTGACATAGAACAAGTTTATCTAAGTGCTTTGGGTACAGCTGTAGAAACTCTCATGTCTGGTGGTACAAGTGTAGTAGATCATCTGGTATTAATTCCTGGACAAGAGATAGAAACTATCACTAGTGCGGTTCGTGCTTATCAAGAAGTGGGGATACGGGCTTTTATCGCCCCTCTCATTCAAGACGAATCTCTCATGGCTGGAATACCGGCGGGGGAATCAACCCAAACCCATGAACCGTTTTTTCGTTCCACAGCCGCAACTCTCGAAATCATCGAAGCAGCAATCCAACAGTTTCACCGTCCCGATGAGGGTGTGAGTGTTTTAGTTGCCCCAACGGGGATACAATTGTGTACAGATGCTTTATTTGAGGGTTGTATTGAATTAAGCGATCGCTATAATATTTGTCGTCACTCTCATTTACTCGAAACCAAAGCCCAAGAGAAACTCGCCCAAGAAAAATACGGTTGTACTGCTGTTGAACATCTTAAACGAATTGGTTACTTGAGCGATCGCACTTCCTTAGCTCATTGTGTCTGGTTGAATGATGCTGATATCGCCATCCTGGCAGAAACTCAATCTACCGTTGTACACAATCCCCTCAGTAATCTACGTTTAGGTAGCGGCATCGCCCCAATTTTAAAATATCAGCAAGCTGGGGTAAATGTAACCTTTGGTTGTGATGGTGCTTCTAGCAATGACTCCCAAGACTTATTAGAAGCCATCAAAATCGGTTCTATTCTGCACAACATTACAGACTTAGATTATCGCTACTGGATTACACCCCGAAAAGCCGTAGAAATGGCATCATTAGGCGGTGCAAAGGGGTTAAATATGGCAGATCAACTGGGGTCACTCACCGTTGGGAAACAAGCCGATTTAATGCTTTATGACCTCACTAATTTATCATTGCTACCCCGTACAGACCCCATTGGGTTATTAGTTTTAGGTCGCCCTACCAATGTAGTAGATAGCGCATGGGTGAATGGTAAGCAAATTATTGCCAATGGTAAAGTAACGACGATTAACGTTGATGAACTGCGACAAGAATTATTTAACCGCAGCCAGTGGAATACCAAACCCCAGTCGCCAACGGTAGCAGCAATTGAGGCTCATTATCGTACAGTTATGGGTTTGTGA